One part of the Coffea eugenioides isolate CCC68of chromosome 10, Ceug_1.0, whole genome shotgun sequence genome encodes these proteins:
- the LOC113750117 gene encoding serine hydroxymethyltransferase 2, mitochondrial-like has product MAMAIALRRFCSSSSSSSSLRPLSSRVSSVYRMSSVANQAVGEKENSRITWIKQLNAPLEEIDPEIADIIELEKARQWKGLELIPSENFTSTSVMQAVGSIMTNKYSEGYPGARYYGGNEYIDMAERLCQKRALEAFNLDPTKWGVNVQSLSGSPANFQVYTALLKPHERIMALDLPHGGHLSHGYQTDTKKISAVSIFFETMPYRLDESTGYIDYDQLEKSATLFRPKLIVAGASAYARLYDYQRIRKVCDKQKAVMLADMAHISGLVAAGVIPSPFEFADVVTTTTHKSLRGPRGAMIFFRKGVKEINKQGQEVMYDYEDKINQAVFPGLQGGPHNHTISALAVALKQAMTPEYKAYQEQVLSNCSKFAETLLASGYELVSGGTDNHLVLVNLRNKGIDGSRVEKVLESVHIAANKNTVPGDVSAMVPGGIRMGTPALTSRGFAEEDFVEVAKFFDAAVKLALKIKAETKGTKLKDFVATMKDANLQSEITKLRHEVEEYAKQFPTIGFEKETMKHKD; this is encoded by the exons ATGGCAATGGCGATTGCTCTTCGAAGATTctgctcttcttcttcctcctcctcctccctcaGACCTCTCTCCTCCCGCGTCTCCTCCGTCTATCGGATG TCTTCTGTGGCGAATCAAGCTGTAGGTGAAAAGGAAAATTCACGTATCACG TGGATAAAACAATTGAATGCACCGCTAGAGGAGATTGATCCGGAAATTGCTGACATCATCGAGCTCGAAAAAGCCAGGCAATGGAAG GGACTTGAGCTTATACCATCTGAGAACTTTACGTCGACTTCGGTGATGCAAGCGGTTGGATCGATAATGACGAACAAGTATAGTGAGGGGTACCCTGGTGCTAGATACTACGGAGGAAATGA GTACATTGACATGGCTGAGAGATTGTGTCAGAAGAGAGCTTTAGAAGCTTTTAATTTGGACCCTACAAAATGGGGAG TGAATGTTCAGTCATTATCTGGATCACCTGCAAATTTTCAAGTGTATACTGCTTTGCTCAAACCTCATGAAAGGATAATGGCACTTGATCTTCCTCATGGTGGACATCTTTCACATGGTTATCAG ACCGACACAAAGAAGATATCTGCAGTCTCAATTTTTTTTGAGACAATGCCTTACAGACTGGATGAGAGCACAGGGTATATTGACTATGACCAG TTAGAGAAGAGTGCAACACTATTTAGGCCAAAGCTGATTGTAGCTGGTGCAAGTGCTTATGCACGGCTGTATGATTACCAACGAATTCGCAAG GTATGTGACAAGCAAAAGGCTGTGATGTTAGCTGACATGGCACACATCAGTGGGCTTGTTGCTGCTGGTGTCATCCCATCACCATTCGAATTTGCCGATGTTGTTACAACCACAACACATAAATCACTTCGTGGGCCACGTGGAGCAATGATTTTCTTCAGAAAGGGGGTAAAAGAGATTAACAAACAAGGACAAGAA GTGATGTATGACTATGAAGACAAAATCAATCAGGCCGTCTTCCCTGGACTTCAAGGTGGTCCTCACAATCATACAATAAGTGCCTTGGCTGTTGCATTGAAACAG GCCATGACACCAGAGTACAAGGCATATCAAGAGCAAGTTCTGAGTAATTGCTCAAAGTTTGCAGAG ACTCTTTTAGCTAGTGGCTATGAACTTGTATCTGGGGGAACTGATAACCATCTTGTTTTGGTCAATTTACGGAACAAG GGGATTGATGGTTCAAGGGTTGAAAAAGTCCTGGAGTCGGTACACATTGCAGCAAATAAAAATACTGTTCCAGGGGATGTATCTGCAATGGTGCCTGGGGGCATTAGAATGG GAACCCCTGCTCTCACTTCTAGAGGATTTGCTGAAGAAGATTTCGTCGAAGTGGCCAAGTTCTTCGATGCAGCCGTGAAGCTGGCTCTGAAGATCAAAGCTGAGACTAAAG GTACAAAATTGAAGGACTTTGTGGCAACAATGAAGGATGCTAACTTACAATCTGAGATTACTAAGCTACGGCATGAGGTTGAAGAGTATGCCAAACAATTTCCAACAATTGGGTTCGAGAAAGAAACAATGAAACACAAGGACTGA